The DNA region TCGACAACCCAACGACTGAGTCGTTGACGTTGACGCTGACGTCGATGCCGATGCCGACGCTGACGCAACGATGATGAAGGGAAAAGGGAAGCCGGAACCAAATTGCAGATaaagtgaaaataaatttaaataaataggacaaaatcaaatttcctagaaaaaaaaataaaaacacataaCATAAAAACCTATAGTCTGCAGACATATGTTTGTTGCcgtttcttgttgtttgttgttgttgttgttgttgttgttgttcgagTGCCATTTCTCTAAGGAGTAGAATTAAAGACCGAAGCAATGACAAAGTCGAAAGTGGAAGTCAAACTcttgacacaaaaaaaaactgattaCATAGCATGACAGGCGAGGGACTAAGCATCAGGATAAACAGAAATACCCTGTACACAAATACAGGGTGTTTGAAATGGACTTAGCTGGCATCACAAGAAAATCCATAGCTAGTAATTTTTAGTTCTTTTGGGGGATTCTTTGCCTTAAGATCAACTTCCTTTACTGACAAAACGCGTGCGATTGAAATCCTAAGCAATTTTTATCTTTTATCCTTAATTTTCCGAGTTACACCCATTAAAATTATCGGTTTACTCCTAGTAAAAGATGGTCTAGTCCATGATTATGGATAAAAGGTAGTTAGACCATGAGATGTCCTCTTAATGGAACACCCATTATGGCCATTGACATCCTGTGGAAATTTTGTATTTCGGTCTACCCAACTCAAACAATTTGAACAGTGACGAAATCAAATCACTCTTACTGGGCATAGTGATTAAGTGTTATGAGACTCTCTAAAAATAGTCAACCTTAAGCAAATGTgattgaaatttgatggtGAGCTCTACGCCACCCCCGCCCACCCCCCCTTCCTTTCCAGCCTTTGCAGTCTCCACTTAGCCACCCCCAACCCTCTCCATTGCTTGGCCACTTAATATGCATGGAATGCTTTCTACACAATAAGACATACATAAATTGACAAATTTATATGATTAGCCGAGCACGTAAGCCATATCTTTTGGCATGTAAAAATTAATCTGGCTACAAGTTAGATGATATTGATATTGTCGAGAGAATTTTCAATTGaatcaatatatatgtagaggGAGGCCACAGTCATTcgaccatcatcatcatcttggCATGTCAAATGTCTGATTTCGCATAGAAAATTCAAACACACGCCCAGTTTTGGCCCCCCTTTTCAGTCAACGGCTGACGTTTGTTTTTGTCTGCCGGCATTTGCCTATAATTGCCTATTAGTTTTCATTTGTTGAACGACCACGACTACGACTacctttcctttccttttctttCCCTTCTCTTCTTACTTATTCATTTTGCCACCCACTTTGGCACGTGACGTAGTTTTGGTTTCCatatttggttttggttttggctttggTTTAGCTTTGGTTTCTTGTATCGATTCAATTGCCATTTGTTTTGACTAGGTCTGGTCTGGCCTTTAGGCCAAtgtgtgttgcctttttggttaatttttgtttcgtttcgtgCTTTTGTGTTTGGGGTCGTTTATTAAATCCGTCTAGGCCATTGGAATAGACATTCGATTATGAGTAAGTGagtttgagtgtgtgttttgtgtgtgtgtatgaattAAGTTGAATCGATGCAGATAATGAACCATTTTTGGCAATAAATAATTCTAATCAATGCAATTAGGGCTTAATTAAATGCCTAAAAAAGTGCGGCTTAGACGGAAATGTAGTAATTCCCAAAGAAATGAAAGAGGTCTATTGGTAATAGCCTGACTGATGGGGCaagtaataatatttaaaaatgtgcTGCAAATattagttaaaaataaaatcacttGTTGAGTCATTGTTTAAAGTCCATATGACTTTTTCATCTATTAAACTTGTTATTTTTGGTGTATTACAGACTGATTTATTGACTTTGTttatggtttgttttgtttataagTGAATGATTATGAATGTTTCTTGATAATGCAGGGAATAGCTATTGCCTTTTTGCCCTAGTCAGGCATCTTTCGGCTTCTTTAGATAACTTTTACTTTCATTTAAGATATTTCCTGAGATCTCTCTACCTTCTAAGGATATTTTTTGAGGTTACCTGAGTTTTTCAACTCAAGCAAAATGAGTGGCAACTCTGAAATTCAATCATGAACAAAAGAACTTCATCCTTAATCAACTAAGCCTCACATTCATTTGCTATGCATACGTTAGAATTGTATTTAACATATGGAAAAAGAAGGTTTTTTTTCCAAGTGATTAGAACATGTGTAAAAACCGCATTTATTTTGACTTAACTGAAACCTCTTGAGGCCATTTCTATTGTAATACATAAGAGCTTAAGTCGTCTTAGTCTTGGCAATTTGATTATTTGAGCGAGTCCTGTGTCCTGTTAATCCTTACAGGGGTTAAGCCATTGGGATTAACCTCTTTTGGAATCGTTTCTTCTTGGCTTTCtcatttaaatcaaaatttattcGTTTTACTTATACTTTTGATGGGGTGAAATTGGTAATTGATTGTGGCAATAACTATCCACTCAATTGACTGGCTTATGCTGGCATCAACATAATCATAATTCTGGCCAAAATGAATTCATTAACTTGTTATCCAATATCTCGACTTATGTTGCTCATGGCCCTTGtcatttaattcaaaatttgccTTTGGCTTGAGTACGTTCAACTTGTCgccggcggcggcggcggcaacgGCGGCGATGACTCGAAAGTCTCTTCAAATGGCGACAACCGAGccacaaatatttcattgagACATTTGCATTATTATGAAGCATTTCGCATTTCTCTTGCCACTTGGCAGTCCCATAAATCTTTGGCATGGCAGACACCagacatgttttttttttcatctttcgttgcgtttcgtttttgttctTCGTTGTTCGTTCTCGCTCATTTTGTATATTTGATGATGTGATtttgttcaaaaaaaaataaaaacctaaaaaaaaacctcctgctgaatgaatgaaatgtACCTAAGTATGTACGTTTGTATATTGCACATTTTGGCtgcaaattatatttatataaaaatgaaaaattagcTGATTGAAAAAAACTTCGAGCATAAAATCAGAGCAAGGTCTTAAATCAGACGTCCCTCACACTCTccctcactcactcactcactcactcacactaTGTCTCCTTCTCTATCTCTTACTATgcacaattgcaatttttgttttgtttctacTAAAATTGGCTTGGGGCCCCCCTAGTTTTGGGTCTGATTAATGGCCAGAACCAAATGGTCCGGCTCTCcttctatacatacatataatttcaTGCGCACAATTATGCATCTGTTTGTTGGCACTTTTGTGTCTGTGGTAATGATAATGGATGCAGTTTAATGTTCGCCTTGGCACTTTGAACtttcacaaaaacaaaacccaaaaccaaaaataaaaagacacaATTTCAATATGTTTGGATGCCAAATGAATGTGGTTTCAAATTAGCAGATGCTTCAGATTGATTATCAGTCTTAAACAAAGATTAGACAGGCAGCATTTACTTATTTGTTGTAATACTTTTgttagaaaatcaaaaaaagatTTGAAATTCAGCAAATTATAAATGGTTTTGAAAGGATGTCGGATGTAATTCCTCTtagaattttatttgaattggTTTTGAAACACGGACAGtaaatagaaatagataatTTTTTAGCCTTTTGTTTATGGCATGACTTTAATTACTTGTTGttaagtaatttttgttggttcATTTTAAGAATACTCTTCTTGAttttttaagatatttttgGCCTTTTCtgggttttcttttcttagGATCTTAAGTTTCtaaaaggcaaacaaataataaacatATGAAACTTTTTTATAGAATAATGATAAGTGTCGTAAGgcatttttaagttttagaGGATTAACTGAAATTATTTTGGAAAGAAACTTTTGTTAAGCGAAGCTTCGTACAAATTAAAGTGAGACAGTAGTCTAGGACTACAAAGGACTCTCAAATAATTGTAGAGCCTTTAAGGAAATTCTTTACTAGTTAAACAAACTCTTCTTTATATTAAATTCCCTAAAGAAGGATGCTTTTCCTGAGTAAAAGTTTCCCATTTTGTTATTGGCTTTAATAATTGATAACAAAGTGAATATGTGTTGGGTAAAAGTGAATTTTATTCAAATGGTATTCAATGTTGTTTTATAATATTAGGTATATTAATGGGGCTTACAAGCTATCACAATATTGGCTTAAGTTGTAAGTTAAGCTTTTTAGATGCGAACAAAACGTTCATTTCGCTGAGCATAGTGAAATCCGCCGTAGTAATCCTCCAGATCATGCAAATCCTTTTGCAATTGTTTATCAAGTTTCGCCTCCGCTGCCTTCTGACGAGCACTTGGACGGCGACGAATCGTTGCTGGTTTATCCTCTGGTTGCTTCATCAATTTGGGCAAACGGAAACTAAGACGACGTCGCACCTTAAACTCCTCGACAAGATCGTAGACTGGTTGTTGGAGTAGTTTCTGGACTTCGGGCAATTGACAGCGTTGCGGATCCGTGTGTGACGGAAAACCCTTGGGCGTTGTCTGACCCGACAAGGCCTCACTGATGTCATGAAGGCAAGCCTCGTCTCTGGTGTGCTTTTTGCCGCCCTCAAACATGCACTTCCATTGGGCGTAGTGCGTGTCCCTGTTGGACTTGTTGGATTTGCTGGCTGCCAGCAATGTGCCCGAGGAGCCGTAAGATGAGCATCTGGGCATGGGACGTAGCAGGGGGCCACCAATGGAGCGTCGAGAGGAAGCTCGACGACGTTTCTGTGATTGAAAATTCAAACGTTGCTGCAATGTGCGATGAAGTTTGTGCAACATATTGGGCCAACGTGGACGTGGTATGCAGCATAGGCATGTTGCAGGCGGCACTGATGAATCGTTAGTGCAATGATTTGTTGTTGAAGTAGAATTGCTAGCTCCCATTTTGctttttctgttgctgttgctgatgctgatgatgttCTCTGGTCTCTGTTTACTTGTCGACTGTGATGATTGCATCAACTAGGCAATGTATTTATAAGTCTTAAATTTACCTGCTTATTGGTCTTGGATTGATTGCTGCCTAATAGGTAgaatttccctttttttggTTAACCCTCGAAGGGCTTAGCGTTAACCTTACATTTGGGGTTTGGGTCTTATTGCCTTTTAAGGTTAAACTACCTACTTACTTGCTATATGCATACAGATTGTGCATATCGGTTTTATGATAATCCCTGATCCCTGTCATAATATATGCAGCATTTGGCGTTTTGGGTTTCCAACGGGTTTACTTTATGATGTTTTGCACGTGCACTTTGTGacctttcacacacacacacacaggccaGCCACATTTAATGACATTGTCATCGTACCACCCACATCAGAGCAAAATGGCAGCTAACTAACATTGGCAACATTGGCGCCATTGCCACTTAAGACTTGGCTAGCTAACTAAACTACATGAAGGAAATTGTTAATGAATTGCAACTGCAGCTATTATATAGCTACATAAAGACAGAAGATCGGGGACAGGAGACAACAATGACAACCCTGTCGACACGTAGCTTTGTGGGGGGGTTCGATGGGTTGATGGGTGGCATCCTGGGCGAAATATGTTTGCCATGGTTTGTATGCCAATCAGGCCACATGACAGTGGCTTTTGCATGTCAGCAAACAACCTCATCGATGTTGTTCTAGTtactctgtctctctctctcaggcTTTAACTGATTTGCCTGTTCATTAAATTGCTAAATGTTACATGCTCCATCGGCATTAGAAAACTCAACAACTCAGCCATTACTCTTTATTTCTATTGTGTCTTTATTAACATTTAGATTTTAATTAGATCTCTTATAACCCACTTTACCCCTTCACACACTTAGTTCATTTCACCTAGAGCTttctaattaaattataaaaatgcaaaacaacTTTGTTATTTAATGTGGTTATATGCTTGCTGAATGTCGattacgtacatacatagccCCAGGTCAACTACTAGCCAACTAACTTAAACTAACTACGGCCAtaacaaaaacagcaaaatgTATGTTGCCAACAGTTCAGAAACTTCTCAACtgcaacacacatacatatagaatGCAGAATTTACTATTTCATAGCAAGTTAATTAAGTTGAACAaatagatatgtacatatatatgaaattttaTGTACACCTTTTATTCTAAGTAGGTGAATCTTGATGTTGAATGGAAGAACATATATCATTCTGCTTTAATATGGGTGTTAATTATGTTTCTATGTTAAAGCTACTAAAAAGATTTCCAAGACCAGTAagtttacatacatatgtcaatCTAGTCATTTCTTTCTAGAGACCTTTGAAAACTTGAGCCCAATATTTAATGTATTGTACTTAAATTTGGTACTCTAATATTAGTCATTAGAGTCTAAAAGTTcacaaaatttcataaaaatcctACGAAAATTAGTCATAGCTACGAATATTTCGAAGTAGGTCAACTAAAGAAGCAAAGTTAAAGCAGTCTACTACtaactatatgtatatatttacgCCTATGAATTTGCAATAGATGCCCCGCTTAACgcatggtatacccaagtcgttACGATGACTTACATTACATTGAAAAGAAAGCCTAAAGCCTAGCTGTATAACTCTATTAGAGACTAAAATTTTGTAACTATAACTAACTCAGTCAATTAAGTTTCATGtattaaagaaaaactttaCCAATTTAGAATCGCTAATTAAATGTTTGTTACTTTAAAGCAAATGCAATGGCAAATGGTTTTAGAAACTTGACTAATTATCAGTAATTGGCAGCAATAATTTTTatcgaaaaatatataattaattaattgtcatTTATAGCCAAATTAAAATAGAAGTATGTATTTCATTTGACAGGCACTTTCAatattgttgaatttttttttttcgtttggttttgtccataattaaattgaaaattgtggTCATGACTAGTTTATTTCAATGATTTTTGGTTAGCAACCAACTTCAAATATCATCGACTAGCATAGCAATGGGCAATGGGCTAACGAATTgttattgaaattgaaatgccAAATGTGAAATTGTAATGGAAACCATTTccaattttccttattttctttccatgttgctgttgttgttgtttttgtttcccCACATTTTCCTCGCCCTTTTTTTGGTGTGGTTCTGTTTCACTTTTCAATTTGTCTCTGCTCACGCAATTCGGGCTGGCGTATCCTGCGGCTGGctgtgtgtatggtgtgtttGGGTATATTGAAATATAAAGCGAGATAGGTAAATGAAAAATCAAGCCTACCGATTTCCGATCTCTGGACAATACAATTTACCTGCTAGTAGTGTACTTTGCAGTCGACTCGACTACCATTTATTTTTCTGCCCATTTTTTCTCCCTTTGTTTTTACCTGATAACCAAAAGTGgaatgcaaaatgaaaatttcacatttttactacagcagcagcagctagaGGAGCATTTAAGCCAGTTTTATGACCTGGCCAACATGtgtactacatacatatagacatGCAAACAGAAGCAGAATATCGAGTTGTTGTTTGGTcataaaaaagagagaaaaatcgttttcttccttttcgttttttttctgttattttaatatgttttttatttaacccTTTGCCACCTTTTTCATGTGTCCGTATGTCCTTTCGTTTCTGAGAATATTTCATTCTCTTGCATTGCCCATGGGTCCACCCAAGGACCATCATCAtgtcatctctctctctctctctctctccctatcTCTTCTCTTTAGCAGGTATTCCCATAtgcaaattcaattttatgaTGGCCAACAATCGGCTGCTGAGATGGCCAATTTTGTCACCCAATTCGTTCGGTGTGTGCGAAAAGTGCTGACTTTTCTTAAAGCACATATAAtaggatttttgtttttattaagttttaaagttttaagtCTTAAGCAACTTATTTGCTCTGTCTCTTTGTTGGCTCTGTTGTCTTAGATTGATTTGATTTATCTCAAAGTTAAACAAAAGTCAAGTGTAAGCAAAACTTACAACactcaaaatcaaaaactttttaagaaaTAATGACCACAAATCTCACAATCAGTTCGATGACGACAAAAGGCAAAGGATAacttgtgtttgtgtgtgtgtgtgtgcctgtgtaTATGTGACTGTGGCAGGGTTAAGGACAAATCACGCATCAATAGCAATCAATCAATTTGTgcgcaaacaaacaaattgaccaaaaaaaaaagaaggaaattcaacaaaaaaagtcACTAACAAAAGTTAACAGCATCTAATGTGATTTTGACGCACTccccaaaacacacacacaccaagacaaacacacaaacacacatacatacatacatacagaagCGTAGATCCTTACTTAAGGGGAAAGTAAATAAACTTCTATTGAATAAAATAGTcttcaaaaatacaaaatctCAATAAAAAAGTAAGAAAGTTTATTAACTTTTGTCTAAGAATCTGACAAGTATTAGATTTAATAGCCTTACAAATTAGTTAAACTCAAcgtttataaaatattaacttACTAAAAGTACTAATTAAGAAACTTCAAAGTTTTTAACTTATCAATTGAATAAGttcgaaacaaaaaatgaatgaaatgttaaaatattatttaatacaaatatttcctattttaaagaaaatgaaattaaaatttgtataaataaattaatgttaTATAATAATTAAGTCAATTTTTAGACTTTTAGAAACATCTTATTTAGTTGTCAGTGGGTTATTGTCAATTATGtctttcaaattttattatatctcagatttaatttgattattatGAGACTTTTGAGACTTTCagataattatattttcaaaattagacataaatttcaattggGTTGTTTAATTTTGGCTAGATCCCTTTTATTGCTTTACAATGCCCAtgtgaacacacacacacatactcataCACCGACGTGACAGCCTTTTGTTTACAGTTATGCGTTAGTCTTACCCCTCTTTGGCAACCCTAACCACTATCTAACCACTGACTCCCTTTTGCTTTTGGCACATATTTTCCGATACCCtctatcaaaaacaaaaataaaaagtatattGGACGATCAAAATTTGATTGGCATTATTTTTTATGAATGAAAGATAAAAACATAAAGTCATGCGAGTTATCGTTATCATGAGAAGACAACTCTGTTTGACAACCTGCAACATAACCTAAGAAAATTTTACTCAAAGGGAATGAAAAATATGTGTATTTATTATCATAAATCGACCCTTATGTAcagtgtacatacatatatatttattgagtTACTTgggagccgagaaaatcaaaACAACAGTCTGAAAATCTAAACGTCATACAAAACTGGGGCTTCAGAAAGAAAATCCCTCCAATATAAAATCCCCTATAAAATTATCCTCTGATAATTTCCATTgttgaaaaagaaatttcaatgGGTATAACAAAATTCGAAACGTTGTGGTTTGATTATTTTCATAATTGAATTTGATTAAACacaaagtttatatataagtatacttaaatgtgtgtgtttctctcttcctctctctatgtgtgtgtgtgtgtgtttgtgtctaccctcttttgtaattttgttggttttcgATTACAATTTAACAGAGTGGGACCAACAGAGGTGGAGAATGAGAGTGATGGGGGAACATGGGGGGAGCAATGGAGCTCCCAGACCATCAACTTCAATCAGGCAAACTATCCATCAATTTCTGGACTCTTTTAACTTTCTTCTAGGAGAAAAATCAATAGAGATGCGGGCCCAGTTGGCCTTTAGGAGAGCCATAAATTCATCAGGGGGCTAAATGGCTTATCCCCGACACACAAAgcgagagatagagagagagagagagagagatggagagagacaACATATTCATACAGCTGCATAAAACCGCAACAT from Drosophila willistoni isolate 14030-0811.24 chromosome XL unlocalized genomic scaffold, UCI_dwil_1.1 Seg141, whole genome shotgun sequence includes:
- the LOC6648288 gene encoding protein nullo; the protein is MGASNSTSTTNHCTNDSSVPPATCLCCIPRPRWPNMLHKLHRTLQQRLNFQSQKRRRASSRRSIGGPLLRPMPRCSSYGSSGTLLAASKSNKSNRDTHYAQWKCMFEGGKKHTRDEACLHDISEALSGQTTPKGFPSHTDPQRCQLPEVQKLLQQPVYDLVEEFKVRRRLSFRLPKLMKQPEDKPATIRRRPSARQKAAEAKLDKQLQKDLHDLEDYYGGFHYAQRNERFVRI